The following proteins are encoded in a genomic region of Maribacter hydrothermalis:
- the metK gene encoding methionine adenosyltransferase translates to MPYLFTSESVSEGHPDKVADQISDALLDNFLAFDPESKVACETLVTTGQVVLAGEVKSDTYLDVQNIAREVINKIGYTKGEYQFSGDSCGVISLIHEQSQDINQGVDRGSKEEQGAGDQGMMFGYATSETENYMPLALDISHKILNTLAELRRANKEISYLRPDAKAQVTIEYSDANEPIRIDTIVVSTQHDAFDADDEKMLAKIKSDIISILIPKVKAQLPVETQKLFDNQIKYHINPTGKFVIGGPHGDTGLTGRKIIVDTYGGKGAHGGGAFSGKDPSKVDRSAAYAARHAAKNLVAAGVADEILVQVSYAIGVVKPTSIYVDTYGTSKVGLSDGDIAKKVAQLFDMRPFAIEDRLKLRNPIYLETAAYGHMGKTPVTITKIFESPYNGRIEKEVELFTWEKLDKVAEVKAAFSL, encoded by the coding sequence ATGCCATATTTATTTACATCAGAATCTGTTAGTGAAGGACATCCGGATAAAGTTGCGGATCAAATCAGTGACGCGTTATTAGATAATTTTCTTGCCTTTGACCCAGAAAGTAAGGTTGCCTGTGAAACTTTGGTAACTACAGGTCAAGTAGTACTGGCAGGCGAGGTAAAGAGCGATACCTATTTAGATGTACAGAACATTGCCCGTGAAGTCATCAATAAAATAGGATATACCAAAGGAGAATACCAGTTTAGTGGAGATTCTTGCGGAGTAATATCGTTAATTCACGAGCAGTCTCAAGATATTAACCAAGGTGTAGACCGTGGTTCAAAAGAAGAGCAGGGTGCTGGTGACCAAGGTATGATGTTTGGTTACGCAACTAGCGAGACAGAAAATTATATGCCCTTAGCTCTAGATATCTCGCACAAAATTCTGAATACATTGGCAGAGCTACGTCGCGCGAATAAAGAGATTTCTTATTTACGTCCGGATGCCAAGGCACAGGTTACTATAGAATATTCAGATGCCAATGAGCCTATACGTATAGATACGATTGTAGTTTCTACACAGCATGATGCTTTTGATGCCGATGATGAGAAAATGTTGGCGAAGATCAAGTCCGACATTATTTCAATTCTGATTCCGAAAGTGAAGGCACAATTGCCGGTAGAAACACAGAAGTTGTTTGATAATCAAATAAAGTATCATATTAACCCAACAGGTAAGTTCGTTATTGGTGGTCCTCATGGAGATACTGGTTTAACAGGTCGTAAGATTATTGTGGATACCTACGGAGGTAAAGGAGCTCATGGCGGTGGAGCTTTCAGTGGTAAGGATCCAAGTAAGGTAGACCGTAGTGCGGCTTATGCAGCACGTCATGCAGCCAAGAATTTAGTAGCTGCAGGTGTAGCAGATGAGATTTTAGTACAAGTAAGTTATGCAATCGGTGTTGTAAAACCTACGTCTATTTATGTCGATACCTATGGTACATCTAAAGTAGGGTTGAGTGATGGTGACATTGCAAAAAAAGTAGCGCAGTTATTTGATATGAGACCTTTTGCTATTGAAGATAGATTAAAATTAAGAAACCCGATTTACCTAGAAACAGCTGCATACGGTCATATGGGGAAAACACCTGTAACTATTACCAAAATTTTCGAATCGCCATATAATGGCCGTATCGAAAAAGAGGTTGAATTGTTTACGTGGGAAAAACTGGATAAAGTAGCCGAGGTTAAAGCAGCGTTTAGTTTGTAA
- a CDS encoding TonB-dependent receptor, translated as MKNKVLFTLLLLVGTLASAQEISLSGTVKDSLGVGVDMANVIAINAATQGLESYGITNHAGLFKLKLKTGEQYTVKVSYLGFKPESFTFTASAQDAVKDIVMREQEAQLDEVDVTYEMPVSVKGDTIVYDTDSFVSGTEKKLKDVLENLPGIEINDDGQIEVEGKTVSKVMVEGKDFFDGDTKLAVENIPANALSKVEVLRNFNEVSQMKGLTNDDDNVALNIKLKEGKKNFWFGELTAGYGPDDRYLAHPKLFYYSPKYSINIITDLNNIGEVPFTRNDYRNFTGGFRNLNSRGGSSISTGADELGLSSAQNNRANDIDTKFAAANFSYAPTEGLDLSGFGIYSYTGTLMKSEGTTSYIASNDIESTTTNTDQTIHLGLAKLSAKYKPNEDFQLDYDALLKQSDDTEEVNVLSISSITDEIDEVKKQKPLSVNQNLNIYYTLNDKNIFAVEAQYLYADEDPFYEAIRNEFAFVDIFPVDENQDVYNINQAKTVVTNKVDAKVDYYRVLGSKSNLNLTLGTTQSNQNFNSNIFQILDNESVLNMSGDEFGNEVAFHVSDVYAGLHYKVISGIFTFNPGVTLHQFNVKNEQLGAVVENNLTSLLPDVYINAQLKKSENLRFNYRVTRSFTDVSDFAQGYVLNNYNSLYSGNRDLESALNHNVSLNFFSFNMFNFTNIFANVAYTKRIDALKSGVNIIGINRVSSTINSNFDDESLTASGKYERTFSKIKASVQGNLGWSTTNNLVDNAQRTSNSLTQNYNAALSTNFKDAPNLELGYRYTVNNYENGDLETTFYTSRPYARFDASFLKNFIFTVDYDYYNYTDDADTISNTYSFLESDLTYQKKDSRWEYGIKGTNLLNSTTLNRDSTNELFFSTQAYFVQPRYVLLSVKYDL; from the coding sequence ATGAAAAATAAAGTGCTTTTTACACTATTGCTATTGGTGGGGACATTAGCGTCAGCTCAAGAAATATCCTTATCAGGTACAGTTAAAGACAGCCTAGGTGTTGGTGTAGATATGGCGAATGTTATTGCCATAAATGCAGCAACACAAGGTTTAGAGTCTTACGGAATTACCAACCATGCGGGACTTTTTAAATTGAAATTGAAAACTGGGGAGCAGTATACGGTAAAAGTGAGTTACCTCGGTTTTAAACCAGAGTCGTTCACATTTACGGCCAGTGCGCAAGATGCTGTAAAAGATATTGTCATGCGAGAGCAGGAGGCACAGTTAGATGAGGTAGATGTTACTTATGAAATGCCGGTTTCGGTAAAGGGCGATACTATAGTGTATGATACCGATTCGTTTGTGTCGGGTACAGAAAAGAAATTGAAAGATGTGTTAGAAAACCTTCCGGGGATTGAAATAAACGATGACGGTCAAATAGAAGTTGAAGGTAAAACGGTGAGCAAAGTCATGGTAGAAGGCAAGGATTTCTTTGATGGGGATACCAAGTTAGCAGTGGAGAATATTCCGGCGAATGCCTTAAGTAAAGTCGAGGTATTGCGAAACTTTAATGAAGTTTCCCAAATGAAAGGACTCACCAATGACGATGATAATGTGGCATTGAATATAAAACTGAAAGAGGGGAAAAAGAATTTTTGGTTTGGAGAGTTAACGGCAGGTTACGGTCCTGATGACAGGTATTTGGCACATCCAAAATTATTTTATTATAGTCCTAAATACAGCATTAATATCATCACCGATTTAAATAATATCGGCGAAGTCCCTTTTACACGAAACGATTACAGAAACTTTACGGGTGGATTCAGAAATTTGAATTCCAGGGGCGGTAGCTCTATTTCTACGGGTGCAGATGAATTGGGGCTTTCTTCGGCACAGAATAATAGGGCAAATGATATTGACACCAAATTCGCAGCCGCTAATTTCAGTTATGCGCCAACGGAAGGGTTAGATTTAAGTGGATTCGGTATTTATTCGTACACCGGCACACTAATGAAATCAGAAGGAACTACGTCTTATATTGCCAGTAATGATATTGAAAGCACGACTACGAATACAGATCAGACCATTCATTTAGGTTTAGCGAAATTGAGTGCAAAATATAAGCCTAATGAAGATTTTCAGTTAGATTATGATGCGCTTCTAAAACAGTCAGACGATACAGAGGAAGTCAATGTGCTTTCCATTTCCTCCATAACCGATGAAATTGACGAGGTAAAAAAGCAGAAGCCCTTATCGGTTAATCAGAATTTGAATATTTACTACACCTTAAACGATAAAAACATTTTTGCGGTAGAGGCGCAGTATTTATATGCCGATGAAGACCCTTTTTATGAAGCGATACGAAACGAGTTTGCCTTTGTAGATATTTTCCCAGTTGATGAAAATCAAGATGTATATAATATCAATCAGGCTAAAACTGTGGTTACTAATAAGGTCGATGCCAAGGTAGATTATTATAGGGTGCTTGGTAGTAAGAGCAACCTTAATCTAACGTTAGGAACTACACAAAGCAATCAGAATTTCAATTCTAACATTTTTCAGATTTTAGATAATGAGTCTGTTTTAAATATGAGCGGAGATGAATTTGGTAATGAGGTAGCCTTTCATGTATCTGATGTATATGCAGGTCTACACTACAAAGTTATTTCGGGCATTTTTACTTTTAATCCCGGTGTAACCTTACATCAGTTTAATGTAAAGAACGAACAATTGGGTGCTGTGGTAGAAAATAATTTAACGTCGTTGCTTCCAGACGTGTATATCAATGCACAACTAAAGAAATCAGAAAATCTGCGTTTCAATTATAGAGTAACAAGATCCTTTACAGATGTTAGTGATTTTGCTCAAGGGTATGTGCTGAACAATTACAATTCGTTGTATAGTGGTAATCGCGATTTAGAAAGTGCATTGAACCATAATGTATCGCTAAATTTTTTTAGCTTCAATATGTTCAACTTTACCAATATTTTTGCGAATGTAGCGTATACCAAAAGAATAGATGCTTTAAAAAGCGGAGTTAATATTATTGGTATTAATAGAGTAAGTAGCACCATCAATTCTAATTTTGATGATGAATCTTTAACCGCGAGCGGAAAATATGAGCGTACGTTTAGTAAAATAAAAGCATCTGTTCAGGGTAATTTGGGCTGGTCTACTACAAACAACTTGGTTGACAATGCACAACGAACATCAAATTCATTGACACAGAATTATAATGCAGCGCTTTCTACTAATTTCAAAGACGCTCCTAATTTAGAATTAGGCTATAGATATACGGTGAACAATTACGAGAATGGAGATTTAGAAACCACATTTTATACGAGCAGACCTTATGCTCGTTTTGATGCCAGCTTCTTAAAGAATTTCATATTTACGGTAGATTATGACTATTATAATTATACCGATGATGCCGATACCATTTCTAACACCTACAGTTTTTTAGAATCTGACTTAACATACCAGAAGAAAGATAGCCGTTGGGAATATGGAATAAAAGGGACCAATTTATTGAATTCGACTACACTCAATAGAGATAGTACCAATGAGCTGTTTTTTAGCACGCAAGCCTATTTTGTTCAGCCCAGATACGTGCTGTTATCTGTAAAATATGATCTATAA
- a CDS encoding GLPGLI family protein yields MKYNWFVAFMIVFLSVGLQAQDFQGKAVYQSKTQVNFDFGNRNIPEDRKKDMMARIKRANEKTFVLNFDKTASIYKEEEKLEQPGERGGGRGPRFGAMAGIDGDLYKNIQEQRYLIKNELLGKIFLIDDELEALEWKMGSESKKIGNYTAFKATATKTIKRPNMSAIFRRPGRGEEHKEEEKKEEEFTIKEVEIVAWYTPEIPINQGPGLYWGLPGLILAVNDDITTIVCSEITMNPSEKIEIKAPTKGKKVTQAEYDEISQEKMKEMRENFRNRGGRDGGRAN; encoded by the coding sequence ATGAAATATAATTGGTTTGTGGCATTTATGATTGTTTTTTTGAGCGTTGGCTTACAAGCACAAGATTTTCAAGGTAAGGCAGTTTACCAAAGCAAAACTCAAGTGAATTTTGATTTTGGGAATAGAAATATACCAGAGGATAGAAAGAAGGATATGATGGCGCGTATAAAAAGGGCAAATGAAAAAACCTTTGTGCTAAATTTCGATAAAACAGCATCTATTTATAAAGAGGAAGAAAAGCTGGAACAACCAGGTGAAAGAGGTGGTGGTCGTGGTCCGCGTTTTGGAGCTATGGCTGGTATTGATGGTGATTTGTACAAGAACATTCAAGAGCAGCGCTATTTGATAAAGAATGAATTACTGGGTAAAATATTCTTGATCGATGATGAATTAGAAGCCTTAGAGTGGAAAATGGGTAGTGAATCTAAGAAAATTGGCAATTACACTGCCTTTAAAGCAACAGCTACAAAGACCATTAAGCGACCAAATATGAGCGCTATTTTCAGAAGACCGGGTAGGGGAGAAGAACATAAGGAGGAAGAGAAAAAAGAGGAAGAATTTACGATAAAAGAAGTGGAAATAGTAGCGTGGTATACTCCTGAAATCCCTATTAATCAAGGTCCGGGGTTGTATTGGGGTCTTCCAGGTTTAATACTCGCGGTAAACGATGATATTACAACTATCGTTTGCTCTGAAATTACGATGAATCCGTCAGAGAAAATTGAAATAAAGGCGCCAACTAAAGGCAAGAAAGTAACGCAGGCAGAATATGATGAAATCTCTCAAGAGAAAATGAAAGAAATGCGTGAAAATTTCAGAAACCGCGGCGGTCGTGATGGCGGTAGGGCAAACTAA
- a CDS encoding deoxynucleoside kinase, with the protein MHIAVAGNIGAGKTTLTRLLSKHYKWEAHFEDVVENPYLDDFYNQMERWSFNLQIYFLNSRYRQILQIKESGKEIIQDRTIYEDAHIFAPNLHAMGLMTNRDFQNYSSLFELMESLVDPPDLLIYLRSSIPNLVKQIHKRGREYENTISIDYLSRLNERYEAWVHGYEKGKMLIIDVDDLDFVDNPEDLGLVLNKIDAEINGLF; encoded by the coding sequence ATGCACATAGCAGTTGCCGGAAATATTGGTGCAGGAAAAACAACCTTGACCAGATTACTATCCAAACATTACAAGTGGGAAGCACATTTTGAAGATGTAGTGGAAAACCCATATTTAGATGATTTTTACAATCAAATGGAACGCTGGAGCTTTAACCTTCAGATATACTTTTTAAACAGTAGGTACCGCCAAATTCTCCAAATTAAGGAAAGCGGTAAGGAAATAATACAGGACAGAACTATTTATGAAGATGCTCATATTTTTGCTCCTAACTTGCATGCTATGGGATTAATGACCAATCGTGATTTTCAAAATTACTCTAGTTTATTTGAACTAATGGAAAGTTTAGTAGACCCACCAGATCTACTTATTTACCTACGCAGCTCTATACCTAATTTGGTAAAACAAATTCACAAAAGAGGCAGAGAATATGAAAACACTATTTCTATTGATTACCTAAGCAGATTAAACGAACGTTATGAAGCTTGGGTGCATGGATATGAAAAAGGTAAAATGCTTATTATAGATGTCGACGATTTAGATTTTGTTGATAACCCTGAAGACCTAGGACTAGTATTGAATAAAATTGACGCTGAAATAAACGGCTTATTTTAG
- a CDS encoding aminodeoxychorismate synthase component I has product MENFEQKVTQLLQKEEPFLFIIDFKKSKKLVYSFEEAARENIYFNIKGVGNDDLLVNNVADKKPILLKPKPISKVTYEKAFSKVKKEINNGNSFLLNLTFPTPLKPGVDLKEIYQKASAPYKLLYKDNFVLFSPECYLKIKDGNIFSYPMKGTISNDMPNAEELLLTNKKELYEHNTIVDLIRNDLSMIAKNVRVNKFRFVEKINKGEQELLQTSTEIQGKLPKTWKDNFASLLLKTLPAGSISGAPKKKTIDIIEQVEIMPRGFYTGVFGVFDGHEIDSAVNIRFIEHINGQYYYKSGGGITHLSSLDEEYQELLEKIYVPTF; this is encoded by the coding sequence TTGGAAAATTTTGAACAGAAAGTAACCCAACTTCTTCAAAAAGAAGAGCCGTTTTTGTTTATTATTGATTTCAAAAAATCTAAAAAACTGGTTTATTCTTTTGAAGAAGCCGCTCGTGAAAACATTTATTTCAATATTAAAGGAGTTGGAAATGACGATTTACTAGTAAACAATGTAGCTGATAAAAAACCTATCCTCCTAAAACCAAAGCCTATATCTAAGGTAACTTATGAAAAAGCTTTTTCTAAGGTTAAAAAAGAAATAAACAACGGAAATAGCTTTTTACTTAATCTTACATTCCCTACACCTTTAAAACCAGGGGTTGACTTAAAAGAAATATACCAAAAAGCATCTGCTCCCTATAAACTTTTATATAAAGATAACTTTGTTCTTTTTTCTCCAGAGTGCTATTTAAAAATTAAAGATGGTAACATTTTTTCTTACCCTATGAAAGGCACTATCAGTAATGATATGCCAAATGCGGAAGAATTATTACTCACTAATAAAAAAGAACTTTACGAGCATAACACCATTGTAGACCTTATAAGAAACGACCTTTCTATGATTGCCAAAAATGTTCGTGTCAATAAATTTAGGTTTGTCGAAAAAATTAATAAAGGAGAGCAAGAACTGTTACAAACAAGCACCGAAATACAAGGTAAATTACCAAAAACATGGAAAGATAATTTTGCTAGTTTACTATTAAAAACGCTTCCCGCTGGCTCAATTAGCGGAGCACCAAAGAAAAAAACGATTGATATTATTGAGCAAGTTGAAATTATGCCAAGAGGGTTTTATACTGGGGTATTTGGCGTTTTTGATGGTCATGAAATAGATAGCGCAGTCAATATTCGTTTTATTGAACACATAAACGGACAATACTATTACAAAAGTGGTGGCGGAATTACACATTTAAGCTCGCTAGACGAGGAATACCAAGAACTTCTAGAAAAAATATATGTACCCACTTTTTGA
- a CDS encoding aminotransferase class IV: MYPLFESVCIENSQIKNAQYHEARFRTSYVQLYKSYPNYSLFDGIHLTNLDNTIKYKLRIGYKQHGTRFSISKYENSIPTSLKLVSDDTISYALKQNNRKKLNNLYLQKGDFDDVLIVKKGCITDASYSNILFTDGNKIVTPSTPLLNGTCRARLLAKNLIMEANIRESDLQNFKCFQLINALNNFDENRWLPIKNISGN, encoded by the coding sequence ATGTACCCACTTTTTGAGTCAGTTTGTATTGAGAATAGTCAAATTAAGAATGCCCAATACCACGAAGCTAGATTTAGAACATCTTATGTGCAACTTTATAAATCCTATCCTAACTATTCTTTATTCGATGGTATTCATTTAACGAATTTGGACAACACCATAAAATACAAATTACGTATTGGCTATAAGCAACATGGTACGCGATTTTCTATTTCTAAATATGAAAATAGCATACCTACATCACTTAAACTTGTTAGCGACGATACCATATCTTATGCCTTAAAACAAAACAATCGCAAAAAATTAAATAACCTCTACTTACAAAAAGGAGACTTTGACGATGTATTAATAGTTAAAAAGGGATGTATTACCGATGCTTCATATTCTAACATACTTTTTACAGATGGAAACAAAATAGTAACACCATCTACCCCACTTTTAAATGGCACATGTAGAGCCAGACTTTTAGCTAAAAACCTAATTATGGAAGCTAACATAAGGGAGTCTGATTTGCAAAATTTTAAATGCTTTCAATTAATTAATGCACTAAATAATTTTGATGAAAACAGATGGCTTCCAATAAAAAATATTTCTGGTAATTAA
- a CDS encoding App1 family protein, giving the protein MKDRNFNAMGIFKKDKLQIINFQSYGSATRLYVRGRAIEDENIDLDQKGIFNLMGNTWKRFETDEVRNTALKITFANGETVEGTTDDDGYYLFDEQIEGLQKLANDEGWVKFELSFADMNLKREIILQNRFPGEMLIPSDHAKFGVISDIDDTILHTGVVSSLKWKVIINTMFKRATKRLQLEGASDFYMKLHNGKTGEEANPIFYVSHSPWNLYRYLELFLKTNNFPKGPILLRSMASFRMRRKNDEKPQKQREISNLLKAYPNLSFILIGDSGEKDGDIYQEISTLFPGRIKAIYLRTVNHSKRMARIENLFSNFTDIPFLMVNKTSEAIEHAKKNGFI; this is encoded by the coding sequence TTGAAAGACCGTAATTTTAACGCGATGGGTATTTTCAAAAAAGACAAGCTTCAGATTATTAACTTTCAGTCTTACGGTAGTGCAACCCGGCTTTATGTGCGTGGTCGTGCTATTGAAGATGAAAATATTGATTTAGATCAAAAAGGTATTTTCAATTTAATGGGGAATACATGGAAGCGGTTTGAAACGGATGAAGTTAGAAATACAGCACTTAAAATTACTTTTGCCAACGGAGAAACCGTAGAGGGTACTACTGATGACGATGGTTATTATTTGTTTGATGAGCAAATTGAGGGACTTCAGAAATTAGCTAATGATGAAGGTTGGGTGAAATTTGAGCTTTCATTTGCTGACATGAATTTAAAAAGGGAAATAATATTGCAAAATCGATTTCCGGGTGAAATGCTTATTCCTAGTGACCATGCTAAATTTGGGGTAATTAGCGATATAGATGATACCATTTTACATACAGGCGTAGTATCTTCTTTGAAATGGAAGGTAATAATTAATACTATGTTTAAGCGAGCCACTAAGCGTTTGCAACTTGAAGGCGCTTCGGATTTTTACATGAAACTACATAACGGGAAAACGGGTGAAGAGGCAAATCCAATATTTTATGTGAGCCACAGCCCATGGAATTTATATCGGTATTTAGAACTTTTTTTAAAAACAAATAACTTTCCTAAAGGACCTATTTTATTACGTAGTATGGCTAGCTTTAGAATGCGCAGAAAGAATGATGAGAAGCCACAAAAACAGCGTGAAATAAGTAACCTTTTAAAAGCTTACCCTAATTTGTCTTTTATTTTAATTGGGGATAGTGGAGAAAAAGATGGGGATATTTATCAAGAAATATCTACTTTGTTTCCAGGACGTATAAAAGCTATTTATTTAAGAACTGTAAATCATTCAAAACGAATGGCCCGTATAGAAAATCTTTTTTCCAATTTTACTGATATTCCTTTTTTAATGGTGAACAAAACTTCGGAAGCTATAGAGCATGCTAAAAAGAATGGTTTTATTTAA
- a CDS encoding energy transducer TonB, with protein sequence MEPKKNPQKDLNRKSSMYFVFGLLLVLAMVFVALEWKTFDKIQYDDLGLNKVDASIEEDAPIYQLQVTPPPKPLVLPIEIEIIEDDNPIEETEVIAIEVTPDTEVIDPTDLKVIDEPEEVDVNWVTIEEVPVFPGCENETDKRACFNDMMQKHIRKNFRYPELAQEMGLQGRVNTQFIINKDGSIGAILKRGPHELLEAEAARILSKLPKMTPGKQRGSAVKVPFSIPITFKLQ encoded by the coding sequence ATGGAACCAAAAAAAAATCCGCAGAAAGATTTAAACAGAAAGAGCAGTATGTACTTTGTATTTGGACTACTACTTGTTTTAGCCATGGTGTTTGTAGCCTTGGAATGGAAAACCTTTGATAAAATTCAATATGATGACTTAGGATTAAACAAGGTTGATGCCAGTATAGAGGAAGATGCCCCTATTTACCAATTACAGGTTACTCCTCCTCCTAAACCACTAGTTTTACCCATTGAAATAGAAATTATTGAAGATGATAATCCTATTGAAGAAACAGAAGTTATCGCCATTGAAGTAACACCAGATACCGAAGTTATTGACCCAACAGATTTAAAAGTTATAGATGAACCTGAGGAAGTAGATGTAAATTGGGTTACAATTGAAGAAGTTCCTGTTTTTCCTGGTTGCGAAAATGAAACGGATAAACGCGCTTGCTTTAATGATATGATGCAAAAGCATATTCGAAAGAACTTTCGCTATCCAGAACTGGCTCAGGAAATGGGATTGCAAGGTAGAGTAAATACACAGTTTATAATTAATAAAGATGGTAGTATTGGTGCTATTCTAAAAAGAGGTCCGCATGAATTACTTGAAGCAGAAGCTGCACGGATACTTTCTAAACTACCAAAGATGACTCCTGGAAAACAAAGAGGCTCAGCCGTTAAAGTACCTTTTAGTATTCCTATAACTTTTAAACTACAATAA